The proteins below come from a single Rhodanobacter sp. LX-99 genomic window:
- a CDS encoding multifunctional CCA addition/repair protein: MHIYLVGGAVRDKLLDRPVVDHDHVVVGALPEELLALGYKPVGKDFPVFLHPQTSEEYALARTERKSGRGYHGFVFQADPTVTLEQDLARRDLTINAIAEDEHGALTDPFGGVRDIEARMLRHVSPAFVEDPVRVLRVARFAARFAPLGFSVAAETMALMRQMVADGEVDHLVPERVWTETRKALAEPQPSMFLRVLRECGALAVLFPEVDALYGVPQRAEFHPEIDTGVHVEMVLDAAARLAPGNDVVGFCALTHDLGKALTPADELPRHIGHEHRGVAPLRALAARLKVPTEHAALAELVCREHLNVHRAFELKPATVLKLLGALDALRRPARLELFLAACEADKRGRRGHEHDAYPQADYLREARAAAAAVESADFVARGLAGPAIGQAMETARMHAIAALKTHP; this comes from the coding sequence ATGCACATCTATCTGGTCGGCGGCGCGGTCCGCGACAAACTGTTGGACCGCCCGGTGGTCGACCACGATCACGTGGTGGTCGGCGCATTGCCGGAGGAGTTGCTGGCGCTGGGCTACAAGCCGGTGGGCAAGGATTTCCCGGTGTTCCTGCACCCGCAGACGAGCGAGGAGTACGCGCTGGCGCGCACCGAGCGCAAGAGCGGGCGCGGTTATCACGGCTTCGTGTTCCAGGCCGACCCGACGGTCACGCTGGAGCAGGACCTGGCCCGGCGCGACCTCACCATCAACGCGATCGCCGAGGACGAGCACGGCGCGCTGACCGATCCGTTCGGTGGCGTGCGCGACATCGAGGCGCGCATGCTGCGCCACGTGTCGCCGGCGTTCGTCGAGGATCCGGTGCGGGTGCTGCGGGTGGCGCGTTTCGCCGCGCGCTTTGCGCCGCTGGGTTTCAGCGTGGCCGCGGAAACCATGGCGCTGATGCGGCAGATGGTGGCCGACGGCGAGGTCGACCACCTGGTGCCGGAGCGCGTGTGGACGGAAACGCGCAAGGCGCTGGCCGAGCCGCAGCCGTCCATGTTTCTGCGCGTGCTGCGCGAATGCGGCGCGCTGGCCGTGCTGTTTCCCGAAGTCGACGCGCTGTACGGCGTGCCGCAACGCGCGGAGTTCCACCCGGAGATCGACACCGGCGTGCACGTGGAGATGGTGCTGGACGCGGCGGCGCGGCTCGCGCCGGGCAACGACGTGGTGGGTTTCTGCGCGCTGACCCACGACCTCGGCAAGGCGTTGACGCCAGCCGATGAGTTGCCGCGCCACATCGGCCACGAGCATCGCGGCGTGGCGCCGCTTCGCGCGCTGGCGGCGCGGCTGAAGGTGCCGACCGAACACGCCGCGCTGGCCGAGCTGGTCTGCCGCGAACACCTGAACGTGCACCGCGCGTTCGAGCTGAAGCCGGCTACGGTGCTGAAGCTGCTGGGCGCATTGGACGCCCTGCGCCGGCCGGCGCGGCTGGAGCTTTTCCTCGCGGCCTGCGAGGCGGACAAGCGCGGCCGGCGCGGCCACGAGCACGACGCTTACCCGCAGGCGGATTACCTGCGCGAGGCGCGCGCCGCCGCCGCCGCGGTCGAGTCCGCCGACTTCGTCGCCCGTGGCCTGGCCGGCCCGGCGATAGGCCAGGCGATGGAAACGGCGCGGATGCACGCCATCGCCGCGCTGAAAACTCATCCTTAG
- a CDS encoding sulfotransferase: MVAKQAHPLLRDRAAGLSPEAVQLLEEASGAMADGELDRAEAALAAVLALAPDGVEALRLSGQLQQLRGNYAQAVAILRQALAKDPRDALVHINLGVSLQAQGENEAALSALQRACELAPDFAPAWFNLGRMFQLQGRPAGAITALHRALDIDPDHIAARLVLASAQTGLGAEAQAAANYREVLQRQPGHPEAWSGLAGLDTERFGRDDVAQLQRALQMPQPAPLARIRLGFALARALEDQADYRAAFRALRKANAWRRRQLNWNAAAMRARADAMLAAFAGPLAGAADAALGEQVIFLMALPHAGAGLTRQILAAHPYVGGVDESPDLQRVISDESARRGQPLLQWIGSATPADWARLGQDYLARTAHWRRGLPRFIDANRLNGRVVGVALAMLPGARVVHCRRDALETCFACYRQLFVSGHDFSYDLDDIVSYWRDHERLGRHWQRLFPQRFLEYDHEALLADPETQVRRLLAFCGLEYDPACLGFQHEPTEARTALRTRQPWLREPALAARYGAELDRLRLLLGVR; encoded by the coding sequence ATGGTGGCAAAGCAGGCTCATCCGCTGCTGCGGGACCGTGCCGCGGGTTTGTCGCCGGAGGCGGTGCAACTGCTCGAGGAAGCCAGCGGCGCGATGGCCGACGGCGAGCTGGATCGTGCCGAGGCAGCCCTGGCGGCGGTGCTGGCGCTGGCGCCCGATGGCGTGGAGGCACTGCGCCTGTCGGGCCAGCTGCAGCAGTTGCGCGGCAACTACGCGCAGGCGGTGGCGATCCTGCGCCAGGCGCTGGCGAAGGATCCGCGCGATGCCCTGGTGCACATCAACCTGGGTGTTTCGCTGCAGGCCCAGGGCGAGAACGAGGCGGCCTTGTCGGCGCTGCAGCGGGCCTGCGAACTTGCGCCCGACTTTGCGCCGGCGTGGTTCAACCTGGGGCGGATGTTCCAGTTGCAGGGCCGGCCGGCCGGAGCGATCACCGCGCTGCATCGTGCGCTGGATATCGATCCGGACCATATCGCGGCGCGGCTGGTGCTGGCCTCGGCGCAGACCGGCCTCGGCGCCGAGGCCCAGGCGGCCGCGAACTACCGCGAGGTGCTGCAGCGCCAGCCCGGCCATCCGGAAGCCTGGAGCGGCCTGGCCGGACTGGACACCGAGCGCTTCGGCAGGGACGACGTGGCCCAGCTGCAGCGCGCCTTGCAGATGCCGCAACCGGCACCGCTGGCGCGCATCCGGCTCGGCTTCGCACTGGCGCGTGCGCTGGAAGACCAGGCCGACTATCGCGCGGCCTTCCGTGCCTTGCGCAAGGCCAACGCATGGCGGCGCCGGCAGCTGAACTGGAACGCGGCGGCCATGCGGGCGCGCGCCGACGCCATGCTCGCGGCGTTCGCCGGGCCGCTGGCCGGTGCCGCGGATGCCGCGCTGGGCGAGCAGGTGATCTTCCTCATGGCGCTGCCGCACGCCGGTGCCGGGTTGACCCGGCAGATCCTTGCCGCGCACCCGTACGTGGGCGGCGTCGACGAGTCGCCCGACCTGCAGCGGGTGATCAGCGACGAATCGGCCCGGCGCGGACAGCCGCTGTTGCAGTGGATCGGCTCGGCCACGCCGGCGGACTGGGCGCGCCTGGGCCAGGACTACCTGGCGCGGACCGCGCATTGGCGCCGCGGCCTGCCGCGCTTCATCGATGCGAACCGGCTGAACGGGCGCGTGGTGGGCGTGGCGCTGGCGATGCTGCCGGGCGCACGGGTGGTGCACTGCCGGCGCGACGCCCTCGAAACCTGTTTCGCCTGCTACCGCCAGCTGTTCGTCAGCGGCCACGACTTCAGCTACGACCTGGACGACATCGTCAGCTACTGGCGCGACCATGAGCGGCTCGGCCGGCACTGGCAGCGGCTGTTCCCGCAGCGTTTCCTCGAATACGACCATGAGGCCTTGCTGGCCGATCCCGAGACCCAGGTGCGCCGGCTGCTGGCGTTCTGCGGGCTTGAATATGACCCGGCCTGCCTGGGCTTCCAGCACGAGCCGACGGAGGCGCGCACGGCACTGCGCACGCGCCAGCCCTGGTTGCGCGAGCCGGCCCTGGCCGCGCGCTACGGCGCCGAGCTGGATCGCTTGCGGCTGCTGTTGGGCGTGCGCTGA
- a CDS encoding TonB-dependent receptor: MKPSLLALSLAVALGTTAVHATDTPLAPNAAATNGDDPTDGGSRNKQPARVQDLGAVSVSAALDQARNALSPDTGSSQYVIDHKAIAQLPLGASTPMNQVLLQAPGVVQDSYGGLHVRGDHANLQYRINGVIIPESIGGFGQSLDARTIDNVKLLDGALPAQYGLRTAAVVDITTKSGHDLGNGGSVGITGGSNGTLNPNASAWGSNDRWSWFFTGNYMENDAGIENPTPSRKPIHDHTNQVKGFGDISYLIDNDTRLSFLFGVANNRFQIPNNPNQTPQFGYLDTVDFNSANLDERQRENTRFGVLALQGKLGATDYQVSVGQRYSRLAYAPDRIGELMFNGVASDVTRSNRASTLQADFAMPLGDRHTLRYGVYGSFERAVSGNDAWVFPADADGNQASTTPINILDNSRLTAKTWSAYVQDEWSIGDTWTLNYGLRGDRYQLVRAESQLSPRLGLVWQATGSTTVHAGYSRYFTPPATEMIASSNIAKFDGTTNAVSDMGNNTPLAERSDYFDVGVSQNLGSAWTVGVDAYYRKVQRLQDEGQFGSALVYSTFNYAAGRVKGLEFTVNYEQGPLSAYFNASLGKAIGKRIITSQYNFAPDDLAYVDNHWIFLDHDQKLTSSGGINYALNDSTRVGADYLFGSGLRKDGDVPNGASLPAYFQLNLNLSHDFAFERLGKLHTQLAVLNVLDRTYELRDGSGIGVGAPQFGPRRGVYLSVQKDF; encoded by the coding sequence ATGAAACCTTCCCTGCTCGCCTTGAGCCTTGCCGTTGCCCTGGGTACGACCGCCGTCCACGCCACCGACACGCCGCTGGCGCCGAATGCCGCCGCCACGAACGGGGACGATCCGACCGACGGCGGCAGCCGCAACAAGCAGCCGGCCAGGGTGCAGGACCTGGGTGCGGTCTCGGTCTCGGCCGCACTGGACCAGGCGCGCAATGCGCTGTCGCCGGATACCGGCAGCAGCCAGTACGTGATCGACCACAAGGCGATCGCGCAGCTGCCGCTGGGCGCCTCCACGCCGATGAACCAGGTGCTGCTGCAGGCGCCCGGCGTGGTACAGGATTCCTACGGCGGCCTGCACGTGCGCGGCGACCACGCGAACCTGCAGTACCGCATCAACGGCGTGATCATTCCCGAGTCGATCGGCGGCTTCGGCCAGAGCCTCGATGCGCGCACGATCGACAACGTGAAGCTGCTCGACGGCGCGTTGCCGGCGCAGTACGGCCTGCGCACGGCGGCGGTGGTCGACATCACCACGAAGAGCGGCCATGACCTCGGCAACGGCGGCAGCGTCGGCATCACCGGCGGCAGCAACGGTACGCTCAATCCGAACGCGTCGGCCTGGGGCAGCAACGATCGCTGGAGCTGGTTCTTCACCGGCAACTACATGGAAAACGATGCCGGCATCGAAAATCCCACGCCGAGCAGGAAGCCGATCCACGACCACACCAACCAGGTGAAGGGCTTCGGCGACATCAGCTACCTGATCGACAACGACACCCGCCTGAGCTTCCTGTTCGGCGTCGCCAACAACCGCTTCCAGATCCCGAACAACCCGAACCAGACGCCGCAATTCGGCTATCTCGATACGGTCGACTTCAACTCCGCCAACCTCGACGAACGCCAGCGCGAGAACACCCGCTTCGGCGTGCTGGCGCTGCAGGGCAAGCTGGGCGCGACCGACTACCAGGTGTCGGTGGGCCAGCGCTACAGCCGCCTCGCCTATGCGCCGGACCGGATCGGCGAGCTGATGTTCAACGGCGTCGCCTCCGACGTCACCCGCAGCAATCGCGCCAGCACCTTGCAGGCCGACTTCGCCATGCCGCTGGGCGACCGCCACACGCTGCGCTACGGTGTCTACGGCAGCTTCGAGCGCGCGGTCAGCGGCAACGACGCGTGGGTATTCCCGGCCGACGCCGACGGCAACCAGGCCAGCACCACGCCGATCAACATCCTCGACAACAGCCGCCTCACCGCAAAGACCTGGTCCGCCTACGTGCAGGACGAATGGAGCATCGGCGACACGTGGACGCTGAACTACGGCCTGCGCGGCGACCGCTACCAGCTGGTGCGCGCAGAAAGCCAGCTGAGCCCGCGCCTGGGCCTGGTCTGGCAGGCCACCGGCAGCACCACCGTGCACGCCGGCTACTCGCGCTACTTCACCCCGCCGGCGACCGAGATGATCGCCAGCAGCAACATCGCCAAGTTCGACGGCACCACCAACGCCGTGTCGGACATGGGCAACAACACGCCGCTGGCCGAGCGTTCGGACTATTTCGACGTCGGCGTCTCGCAGAACCTCGGCTCGGCCTGGACCGTCGGCGTGGACGCGTACTACCGCAAGGTGCAGCGCCTGCAGGACGAGGGCCAGTTCGGCTCCGCCCTGGTCTACTCCACCTTCAACTACGCCGCGGGCCGGGTGAAGGGCCTGGAGTTCACCGTCAACTACGAGCAGGGGCCGCTGTCCGCCTACTTCAACGCGTCGCTCGGCAAGGCGATCGGCAAGCGCATCATCACCAGCCAGTACAATTTCGCGCCGGACGACCTGGCCTACGTCGACAACCACTGGATCTTCCTCGACCACGACCAGAAACTGACCTCGTCCGGCGGCATCAACTACGCCTTGAACGACAGCACCCGGGTCGGCGCCGACTACCTGTTCGGCAGCGGCCTGCGCAAGGACGGCGACGTGCCGAACGGCGCCTCGCTGCCGGCGTACTTCCAGTTGAACCTCAACCTGTCGCACGACTTCGCGTTCGAACGCCTCGGCAAGCTGCACACCCAGCTGGCCGTGCTCAACGTGCTGGACCGCACCTACGAGCTGCGCGACGGCAGCGGCATCGGCGTCGGCGCGCCGCAGTTCGGCCCGCGCCGCGGCGTGTACCTGAGCGTGCAGAAGGATTTCTGA
- a CDS encoding DUF2938 domain-containing protein yields MSEGWELAARVVLIGSGATLATDLWARLLKYAFGVPLPDWRMVGRWLGHMPAGHFVYRGMARAAPVRGERAVGWVAHYVIGIVFAAMLIAIAGVAWARQPTPVPALLLGLSTVAFPFLLMQPCMGAGFAASNTPSPNQARLRSVLNHAVFGAGLYVAGLLVARWMPG; encoded by the coding sequence ATGTCCGAGGGATGGGAACTGGCCGCACGCGTCGTGTTGATCGGTAGCGGCGCCACGCTCGCGACCGACCTGTGGGCGCGCCTGCTGAAGTACGCGTTCGGCGTCCCGCTGCCGGACTGGCGCATGGTGGGCCGCTGGCTCGGTCACATGCCGGCTGGCCACTTCGTGTATAGGGGCATGGCCCGGGCCGCGCCGGTACGTGGCGAACGGGCTGTGGGCTGGGTCGCCCATTACGTGATCGGCATCGTTTTCGCGGCCATGCTGATCGCCATCGCGGGAGTCGCGTGGGCACGACAACCGACACCGGTGCCGGCGCTGCTGCTCGGATTGTCCACGGTGGCCTTTCCGTTCCTGCTGATGCAGCCCTGCATGGGCGCCGGGTTTGCCGCTTCGAACACGCCGTCGCCGAACCAAGCGCGCTTGCGCAGCGTGCTGAACCATGCCGTTTTCGGCGCGGGACTCTACGTCGCCGGGCTGCTCGTGGCGCGGTGGATGCCCGGCTGA
- a CDS encoding complex I NDUFA9 subunit family protein → MSAQQLVILGGTGFVGSHLVPRLAADGHRIVLLSRNREQHREFGVLPTVSVRNADIYDDDVLRRQLAGADAVINLVGILNPRGRHTFQRAHVELARRLIAACHASDVGRLHQMSSLKAGQGLSQYLKTRGEAEALVRASALDWTIYQPSVIFGPGDGLVSRFAKLLRQMPALPLARAQARMAPTWVGDVAEAIARCVDHATLGQRRSFELYGPEVLTLGEIVRKIRAAAGLRTPIVALPDSLGRLQAQFAELLPGKPFSLDNFRSLRTDSVGKLDGYAALGIVPQPFTPWLPVLLGEPPRHRRLAAARSPRR, encoded by the coding sequence ATGAGCGCACAGCAACTCGTCATCCTCGGCGGCACCGGTTTCGTCGGCAGCCACCTGGTGCCGCGCCTGGCCGCCGACGGCCACCGCATCGTGCTGCTCAGCCGCAACCGCGAGCAGCACCGCGAGTTCGGCGTGCTGCCCACGGTCAGCGTGCGCAATGCCGACATCTACGACGACGACGTGCTGCGCCGGCAGCTGGCCGGCGCCGACGCGGTGATCAACCTGGTCGGCATCCTCAACCCGCGCGGCCGGCACACGTTCCAGCGCGCGCACGTGGAACTGGCGCGCCGGCTGATCGCCGCGTGCCACGCCAGCGACGTCGGTCGCCTGCATCAGATGAGCTCGCTGAAGGCCGGCCAGGGCCTGTCGCAGTACCTGAAGACCCGCGGCGAAGCCGAGGCGCTGGTCAGGGCGTCCGCGCTGGACTGGACGATCTACCAGCCCAGCGTGATCTTCGGCCCCGGCGACGGCCTGGTCAGCCGCTTCGCCAAGCTGCTGCGGCAGATGCCTGCGCTGCCGCTGGCGCGCGCGCAGGCGCGGATGGCGCCCACCTGGGTCGGCGACGTGGCCGAAGCGATCGCCCGCTGCGTCGATCACGCGACGCTGGGCCAGCGGCGCAGCTTCGAACTGTACGGCCCCGAGGTGCTCACGCTGGGCGAGATCGTGCGCAAGATCCGCGCCGCCGCCGGCCTGCGCACGCCGATCGTCGCGCTGCCCGACAGCCTCGGCCGGCTGCAGGCGCAGTTCGCCGAGCTGCTGCCCGGCAAGCCTTTTTCGCTGGACAACTTCCGTTCGCTGCGCACCGATTCGGTCGGCAAGCTCGACGGCTACGCCGCGCTCGGCATCGTGCCGCAACCGTTCACGCCGTGGCTGCCGGTGCTGCTCGGCGAACCGCCGCGGCACCGCCGGCTGGCCGCGGCACGTTCGCCGCGACGCTGA
- a CDS encoding SAM-dependent methyltransferase, with protein sequence MPSRLPEPSADERAHSDRLLQLLREQIASHGPMPFSQYMERCLYAPGLGYYSAGRTKFGAAGDFVTAPELGGLFAGCVVNAVQPVLAMLGDEADFLELGGGSGAFAEAALNALAASGTLPRRYLILEPSADLRERQRERLHANLPAELNARVQWLDRPPEHDWRGVLFANEVIDALPATRFAMRQGEVYEEHVALDGEGRLMRVDRPADALVSAAVRHVERDLGVDFVDGYRSEILPQLPYWIQAVAGTLVAGLMLFVDYGYVRREFYLPERDDGTLMAHYRHHAHSDPLYLPGMNDLTASVDFTALAEAGNSAGFGVAGYLPQAQFLIGAGLQDVFEREHAAIADEHGRYRLAQQAKRLMLPEQMGERFQAMLLVCGLEALPLPAELLAADQGERL encoded by the coding sequence ATGCCCTCCCGCCTCCCCGAACCCAGCGCCGACGAGCGCGCCCATTCCGACCGCCTGCTGCAGCTGCTGCGCGAACAGATCGCTTCGCATGGGCCGATGCCGTTCTCGCAGTACATGGAGCGCTGTCTGTACGCGCCGGGGCTGGGCTACTACAGCGCCGGCCGCACCAAGTTCGGCGCGGCCGGCGACTTCGTCACCGCGCCGGAGCTGGGTGGCCTGTTCGCCGGCTGCGTGGTGAATGCGGTGCAGCCGGTGCTGGCGATGCTCGGCGACGAGGCGGACTTCCTTGAATTGGGCGGCGGCAGCGGCGCCTTCGCCGAGGCGGCGCTGAACGCGCTGGCGGCCAGCGGCACGCTGCCGCGGCGGTATCTGATCCTGGAACCCAGCGCCGACCTGCGCGAGCGCCAGCGCGAACGCCTGCATGCAAACCTGCCGGCGGAACTCAACGCCCGCGTGCAGTGGCTGGATCGTCCGCCCGAGCACGACTGGCGCGGCGTGCTGTTCGCCAACGAAGTGATCGACGCACTGCCGGCCACGCGCTTTGCGATGCGCCAGGGCGAGGTGTACGAGGAACACGTGGCGCTCGACGGCGAAGGCCGCCTGATGCGCGTCGACCGCCCGGCCGATGCGCTGGTGTCCGCCGCCGTGCGCCATGTCGAGCGCGACCTCGGCGTCGACTTCGTCGATGGCTACCGCTCGGAGATCCTGCCGCAGCTGCCGTACTGGATCCAGGCGGTCGCCGGTACGCTGGTCGCCGGGCTGATGCTGTTCGTCGACTACGGCTACGTGCGCCGCGAGTTCTACCTGCCCGAGCGCGACGACGGCACCTTGATGGCGCATTACCGCCACCACGCGCACAGCGACCCGCTGTACCTGCCGGGCATGAACGACCTCACCGCCTCGGTCGACTTCACCGCGCTGGCCGAGGCCGGCAACAGCGCCGGCTTCGGCGTGGCGGGCTACCTGCCGCAGGCGCAGTTCCTGATCGGCGCGGGACTGCAGGACGTGTTCGAGCGCGAGCACGCGGCGATCGCCGACGAGCATGGCCGCTACCGGCTGGCGCAGCAGGCGAAGCGGCTGATGCTGCCCGAGCAGATGGGCGAACGCTTCCAGGCGATGCTGCTGGTGTGCGGCCTCGAGGCGCTGCCGCTGCCGGCCGAGCTGCTCGCCGCCGACCAGGGAGAGCGGCTTTGA
- a CDS encoding LTA synthase family protein encodes MSSAFTPTSPLRQRFRPLLWLAITYLAISFATRVVLLVMSGSEVPHTPLNLLYAFGVGLGYDLVTCIYVAWPLVLFLWIVPTRHATVSGLARWLAWLLALALVYALCLAALYLHYRAHLGMTWPLVLPFLLLLPLPAFAYVSRAGQWALYGLALVLLYGLLFVAASELVFWNEFSVRFNFIAVDYLVYTNEVIGNIRESYPIGRWLALLAVVALVLFALGRRALRVRDDGSRFWQRGKVALLWLVLTVISVAAVNGGMKDRTGNNYVNELAGNGIYQFFNAFRSSHLDYAKFYRTLPDDEAFRRVREMLKTPEATYVSDDPHDLTRAIRRVGPEKRLNVVLISVESLSGDYLGTFGNQDHITPYLDSLVGQSLFFDNLYANGTRTVRGLEALSLSVPPTPGDSLLKEHNNENLFSLAGIFNDRGYQSDFVYGGYGEFDNMNYFFSHNGYRAVDRRDIPKTATIHSENVWGVADEDLYTLALGQMDQIHAEGKPFFLHIMTTSNHRPFTFPEGRVKQANGTRQGAVAYTDWSIGDFIKRAREKSYFDDTVFVITADHCASSAGKTSVPVNRYHVPLWIYAPKHIPPQRVDRLMGQVDIAPTLLGLLNFSYRSRFFGYDLFQLEPGRERAFPATYEKLGYLHDDVLTVLEPQRKLEQMKPDYASGDATPIAPQNQEQIAQAVAYYQVASELFKRGQLARRPADATPVEPLPAEPAAALAPASSTAAPAAAGSAPAPAH; translated from the coding sequence GTGTCGAGTGCATTCACCCCGACCTCTCCCCTGCGTCAACGTTTCCGTCCGCTGCTGTGGCTGGCGATCACCTACCTGGCGATCTCGTTCGCCACCCGCGTGGTGCTGCTGGTGATGTCCGGCAGCGAGGTGCCGCACACGCCGCTGAACCTGCTGTACGCGTTCGGCGTGGGGCTGGGCTACGACCTGGTCACCTGCATCTACGTGGCGTGGCCGCTGGTGCTGTTCCTGTGGATCGTGCCGACGCGGCACGCGACGGTGTCAGGGCTGGCGCGCTGGCTGGCCTGGCTGCTGGCGCTGGCGCTGGTGTATGCGCTGTGCCTAGCCGCGCTGTACCTGCACTACCGCGCCCACCTGGGCATGACCTGGCCGCTGGTGCTACCGTTCCTGCTGCTGCTGCCGCTGCCGGCCTTCGCCTACGTTTCGCGCGCCGGCCAGTGGGCGCTGTACGGGCTGGCGCTGGTACTGCTGTACGGACTGCTGTTCGTGGCGGCGTCCGAGCTGGTGTTCTGGAACGAGTTCAGCGTGCGCTTCAACTTCATCGCGGTGGACTACCTCGTCTACACCAACGAGGTGATCGGCAACATCCGCGAGTCCTATCCGATCGGCCGCTGGCTGGCCCTGCTGGCGGTGGTCGCTCTGGTCCTGTTCGCGCTCGGCCGGCGCGCCCTGCGCGTGCGCGACGACGGCAGCCGCTTCTGGCAGCGCGGCAAGGTGGCGCTGCTGTGGCTGGTGCTGACGGTCATTTCGGTCGCCGCGGTGAATGGCGGCATGAAGGACCGCACCGGCAACAACTACGTCAACGAGCTGGCCGGCAACGGCATCTACCAGTTCTTCAACGCGTTCCGCAGCAGCCACCTCGACTACGCGAAGTTCTACCGCACGCTGCCGGACGACGAGGCGTTCCGCCGCGTGCGCGAGATGCTGAAGACGCCGGAAGCGACCTACGTCAGCGACGACCCGCACGACCTCACCCGCGCGATCCGCCGGGTCGGCCCGGAGAAGCGCCTCAACGTGGTGCTGATCAGCGTGGAGAGCCTGTCCGGCGACTACCTGGGCACGTTCGGCAACCAGGACCACATCACGCCGTATCTCGATTCGCTGGTCGGCCAGAGCCTGTTCTTCGACAACCTGTACGCGAACGGCACGCGCACCGTGCGCGGGCTGGAAGCGCTGTCGCTGTCGGTGCCGCCCACGCCCGGCGACTCGCTGTTGAAGGAGCACAACAACGAGAACCTGTTCTCGCTGGCCGGCATCTTCAACGACCGCGGCTACCAGTCGGACTTCGTCTACGGCGGCTACGGCGAGTTCGACAACATGAACTATTTCTTCAGCCACAACGGCTACCGCGCGGTCGACCGGCGCGACATCCCGAAGACCGCCACGATCCACAGCGAGAACGTGTGGGGCGTTGCCGACGAGGACCTCTACACGCTGGCGCTGGGCCAGATGGATCAGATCCACGCCGAAGGCAAGCCGTTCTTCCTGCACATCATGACCACCTCCAACCACCGGCCGTTCACCTTCCCGGAAGGCCGCGTGAAGCAGGCCAACGGTACCCGCCAGGGCGCGGTGGCGTACACCGACTGGTCGATCGGCGATTTCATCAAGCGCGCGCGGGAGAAGTCGTACTTCGACGACACCGTGTTCGTGATCACCGCCGACCACTGCGCCTCCAGCGCGGGCAAGACCAGCGTGCCGGTGAACCGCTACCACGTGCCGCTGTGGATCTACGCGCCGAAGCACATCCCGCCGCAGCGCGTGGATCGCCTGATGGGACAGGTCGACATCGCACCGACCCTGCTCGGCCTGCTCAACTTCAGCTACCGCTCGCGCTTCTTCGGCTACGACCTGTTCCAGCTGGAACCCGGCCGCGAGCGCGCGTTCCCGGCCACCTACGAGAAGCTCGGCTACCTGCATGACGACGTGCTCACCGTGCTGGAGCCGCAACGCAAGCTGGAGCAGATGAAGCCGGACTACGCCAGCGGCGACGCTACCCCGATCGCGCCGCAGAACCAGGAGCAGATCGCCCAGGCGGTCGCCTACTACCAGGTCGCCAGCGAGCTGTTCAAGCGCGGCCAGCTGGCACGCCGCCCGGCCGATGCGACGCCGGTGGAACCGTTGCCGGCGGAACCCGCCGCGGCACTGGCACCGGCCAGCTCGACGGCGGCGCCGGCAGCGGCCGGCTCAGCCCCCGCGCCGGCGCACTGA
- a CDS encoding VanZ family protein, whose protein sequence is MTERETVRTSGRLRWHRAWVALGSTIMLWVLWMALRPDPGVTLDVPYGDKLLHATTFTCLMGWWGNVYRERRARGWAALGCLAFGVFIEFAQWLDPPRDADALDVLADGVGIVIALLLLRTSLASVLASVEARSVRRRGG, encoded by the coding sequence TTGACTGAGCGCGAGACGGTTCGGACGTCCGGACGGCTGCGCTGGCATCGCGCCTGGGTCGCGCTGGGTAGCACGATCATGCTGTGGGTGCTGTGGATGGCGCTGCGCCCGGACCCCGGCGTCACGCTGGATGTCCCGTACGGCGACAAGCTGCTGCACGCCACCACCTTCACCTGCCTGATGGGCTGGTGGGGCAACGTCTATCGCGAGCGCCGTGCGCGCGGCTGGGCCGCGCTGGGCTGTCTGGCTTTCGGCGTCTTCATCGAGTTCGCGCAGTGGCTGGACCCGCCGCGCGACGCCGACGCGCTGGACGTGCTCGCCGATGGCGTCGGCATCGTCATCGCGCTGTTGCTGCTGCGCACATCGCTCGCCAGCGTGCTGGCGAGCGTGGAAGCGCGCTCAGTGCGCCGGCGCGGGGGCTGA